The stretch of DNA AAAGACCGGCGCATCGGGGCAAAACCTAGTGCCGGTTTCGGTTCAGGGGGCTGATGGACTATACCGTGATGCGTGGGCTGTTGCAGACATAGAGGAGCGTTTGTTGAAGCTTACACACCCCACCATACGCTTGCGTATATTGAACCCATTTGATCCAATGATCCGAGACCGCATCCGGTTGGAGCGCCTATTTGGTTTTGCCTACCGGAATGAAATGTTTGTACCCAAGGCCAAACGACGGTGGGGCTATTATGTATACCCATTGTTAGAGGGCGATCGTTTTGTTGGCCGCCTAGAGCTCAAGGCAGATCGCGCGCAAGGGGGCATGCAGGTGATCGGTTTCTGGCCCGAACCCGGGGTCAAATGGGGGGCTGTCCGTCTGGCCAAGCTTGATGCCGAATTACAGCGTTTTGCACGGTTGGCTGGAATTACAGCGGTGCACTGGGCAGTTGCGCGCCCAAAACATGAGGGGAAAACAGCATGCGTCTAAAAGGGAAAGCCGCATTGATCACCGGTGGTGCCAGTGGTTTTGGCGAAGGGATCGTGCGAAAATTCCGGGCCGAGGGCGCGCAGGTCGTGATTGCCGATATTAATGAGAGCGCAGCACAAGCCAAAGCCGAAGAATTAGGCGCGGCCTACTGCGGGGTTGATGTTGCTTGCCCTCGCAGCATGACCCGTTTGGCGGATATGGTCATTGCGCACTTTGGTGTGCCGGATATCGTGGTGAATAATGCCGGCGTGACACATCAACCGCAGTCAATGGAACAGGTCAGCGAGGCCGATTTTGACCGCGTGTTGGCAGTCAATTGCAAATCTGTCTACCTGAGTGCAAAGCAATTCGTGCATCAGATGAAAGCCCGAAAGAGCGGCGTGTTTTTGAACGTCGCCTCGACCGCCGGGGTTAGCCCACGGCCCAATCTAAATTGGTATAACGCCTCAAAGGGTTGGATGATCACGGCCACCCGCGCCATGGCGGTTGAACTTGCGCCTTTTGGCATCCGGGTCAATGCGCTCAATCCTGTTGCGGGTGAAACGCCTTTGCTCGCATCGTTCATGGGTGAAGATACGCCCGAGATGCGTGAGAAATTCCTTTCGACCATACCGATTGGGCGGTTTTCCACCCCAAAAGACATGGGTAACGCAGCTGCCTTTCTGTGCAGCGACGAGGCCGATATGATCACGGGTGTCTGTCTTGAGGTGGATGGAGGCCGGTGCATTTGATGAAAACGGCCTGTTCATTGCCGTGTGAACGCATTATGGCAGTTAGGACATAAATTTGACTGTGTTGAGGGATCGCAAAGTGAAAAAAGCGCTTATTACAGGTGTGACAGGACAGGATGGGGCATACCTGTCTGAATTTCTTCTGAACAAAGGCTATCAGGTGCATGGCATCAAACGCCGGACCTCTTTGTTCAACACACAGCGCATCGACCACCTTTTTGAGGGTGAACCGGGGCAATCTGGTCAATTCCAGCTGCACCATGGCGACATGACCGACAGTTCCTCGCTGACCAATGTCATCAACAAGGTTCAACCGGATGAGGTTTATAACCTTGCCGCGCAAAGCCACGTCGCGGTGTCGTTCGAAGAGCCTGAATACACCGCCAACTCTGATGCAATTGGTGCCCTGCGTATTCTTGAAGCGATCCGCTTCCTTGGGCTCGGGGACAAGACCCGGTTTTATCAGGCATCGACGTCCGAGCTTTACGGTCTGGTACAGGAAACGCCGCAGCGTGAAACCACGCCGTTCTATCCACGTTCACCCTATGCGGTGGCAAAACTTTATGCCTATTGGATCACGGTGAACTACCGTGAATCCTATGACCTTTATGCTTGCAATGGCATCTTGTTTAACCACGAAAGCCCGATCCGCGGCGAGACCTTCGTAACTCGTAAAATCACCCGCGCTCTGGCCCGTATCAAGCTTGGTATGCAGGATGAATTGCTATTGGGCAATATGGATGCTCTGCGCGATTGGGGCCATGCCCGTGATTATGTTCAGATGATGTGGCTGATGTTGCAGCAAGACACGCCCGAAGATTTCGTAATCGCCACCGGGCAGCAATATTCCGTTCGAGAATTTGTTACCCGTGCCGCCGAAGGCTTGGACATGAAGCTGACGTTCGAAGGCGAAGGTTTGGACGAGGTTGCACGCGACGAAACCGGTCGTGTGGTGGTCAAAGTCGACCCACAGTATTTCCGCCCGGCCGAAGTGGAAACCTTGCTGGGTGATGCATCCAAAGCCCGTGAAAAATTGGGCTGGACGCCTGAAACCCCGTTCGAAGAGCTGGTGCGCGAAATGGTAGAATCCGACCTTGCAGAGGCAAAGCGCTTTGGCTGATCGTCTGTATTCGCTCAATGGTAAGCGGGTCTATGTGGCTGGCCATCGTGGGATGGTCGGCTCTGCCATTGTACGCCAATTGGAACAGATGAACTGCGAGGTGCTGACTGCCACCCGTGCCGATGTAGATCTGATCCGTCAGTCCGAGGTTGAAGCTTGGTTTGAGATTAACAAACCCGATGCGGTGTTTTTGGCGGCAGCCAAAGTAGGCGGCATTCTTGCCAATGACAATTTTCCGGCAGATTTTCTCTACGACAACCTGATGATAGAAAGCAACATCATCCGCGCCGCCTTTGACAGCGGTGTGGAAAAGCTGATGTTCCTCGGCTCATCTTGTATTTACCCTAAGCTCGCCGAACAGCCGATGCGCGAAGACGCCCTGCTGACCGGCCCGTTGGAACCCACTAACGAGTGGTATGCTATTGCCAAGATCGCAGGCATAAAACTGTGTCAGGCATATCGTAAACAGCACGGCGTTGATTACATTTCAGCCATGCCAACCAATCTTTATGGCACGGGCGACAATTACAATCTGGAAACCAGCCATGTCCTACCTGCGCTGGTGCGCAAGGTCATTGAGGCACGCGAGGCTGGCGACAAAGAGATCGTCATGTGGGGCACCGGTAGCCCGCTTCGTGAATTCATGCACGCCGATGATCTGGCCGACGCATTGATCTTCTTGATGGAAAATTACTCTGACGTACCGCATGTCAATGTCGGCTCGGGTCAAGAGGTTTCGATCAAAGAGCTTGCCCAGCTGATCGTGGATCAGGTCGGGTTCAAAGGCGAGATCGTGCACGACACTAGCAAACCAGATGGCACACCGCGCAAGTTGATGGACAGCACACAATTGCTGGGCATGGGTTGGGAACCAAAGGTTACTATGGCTGAAGGCCTGGCCAAAACTGTTCGCGAATATGAAGAGATTGCGGGCCAGTCCTGACCCTTAGCGTTTTGGATATTTGCCTCGTCAATCAATAGCCCCCGAAAATGTATTCGGGAGCTATTGATTACCCCACACTGACCAACGGCCGCAGTGTGGATAAAGCGGACGTCTGATGTCGGACGCCGAATGTCAGCTTCTCGAGCTGTTCGAAACCTTTTACACTTGTTTTAAAGACACGGTTTTATCTTGAACGCCTGATTTTCCCAGTCATTTTCAGACCATCTCGAATGTTCAATCCCATCATGGTGAGATTTGCTGCACCGGCGATCAGTTCAACAGCTTGAACGATGTAGAAGGTGCTATCGAATTCGCCAGCGGCAGCTTTGCCAGCTAGAAACCATGCTGCCGGTAAAAGGATCAACAAACCATTCAGCGCGATGATGGGCATGCGTTTTTTCTTCGCCCTCGCAGGGGCATCTTTGCGTCTCCGACCCATTGCCATGCCGGATCCGCCAACGATTGCCATTGCTGGGATAAGAACGAACATACCTTTGAGGATCAAACCCTTGATGGCTGCAATCGTCTCGTGACTTGCAAATAGCTCGCTGAACGCAGTGGACGTCCAGAATAGGAAGATCATTAGGAAGCCAATTCCACCTGCAATTGCGTGTATGCGTTTTTTCATCTTCATTGTCCTCCAGTTCAACTTTTCGGGGAGAGTTCCGTCAGGCCGTACAGCAGTTTGACACGGCAATCTTTTCAAACAGATGCGGCGCCGTGACGGCGCTGGATGGGTAGTGGCTGAGTGCTTTTTGAAACTCTGGGTTCGAGAATGCCGCCCGGAAGTCAGCGACCGAGTCCCAGATGGCGTAATTCAGGTACATGCAGCTTTCTCCAACGGCCTCATGTAGCTGCGTACTGATATAGCCTGGCTGCTTCTTCATCCAGATCGCATCGCCTTTCCAGGCTTCAACAAGAGCGTCCTTATCAGCGGGATCAACAGTGAACAGGTTGACCAAGACAACAGGCCCGGCATCGACACCAAGTTGCTTATCAATCGGAAATTCGGGATCGAGAGGTTTGAAGTTAACCATGTTTAGTGCTCCGTGAGTGGTTGTTAAATATGGTGACATGTTGTCAATTTAAGTTCTTTAATCAATTTGACAATACGTTGTCAATACAATAAGCAATCGACATGACAAATGAACAATGGACTGAGACCGGGGGAGCCGTGACAGCGCTGATACTAGAGGTGTTTCGGCTGAGT from Roseovarius sp. EL26 encodes:
- a CDS encoding glucose 1-dehydrogenase, producing the protein MRLKGKAALITGGASGFGEGIVRKFRAEGAQVVIADINESAAQAKAEELGAAYCGVDVACPRSMTRLADMVIAHFGVPDIVVNNAGVTHQPQSMEQVSEADFDRVLAVNCKSVYLSAKQFVHQMKARKSGVFLNVASTAGVSPRPNLNWYNASKGWMITATRAMAVELAPFGIRVNALNPVAGETPLLASFMGEDTPEMREKFLSTIPIGRFSTPKDMGNAAAFLCSDEADMITGVCLEVDGGRCI
- the gmd gene encoding GDP-mannose 4,6-dehydratase, translating into MKKALITGVTGQDGAYLSEFLLNKGYQVHGIKRRTSLFNTQRIDHLFEGEPGQSGQFQLHHGDMTDSSSLTNVINKVQPDEVYNLAAQSHVAVSFEEPEYTANSDAIGALRILEAIRFLGLGDKTRFYQASTSELYGLVQETPQRETTPFYPRSPYAVAKLYAYWITVNYRESYDLYACNGILFNHESPIRGETFVTRKITRALARIKLGMQDELLLGNMDALRDWGHARDYVQMMWLMLQQDTPEDFVIATGQQYSVREFVTRAAEGLDMKLTFEGEGLDEVARDETGRVVVKVDPQYFRPAEVETLLGDASKAREKLGWTPETPFEELVREMVESDLAEAKRFG
- a CDS encoding GDP-L-fucose synthase, giving the protein MADRLYSLNGKRVYVAGHRGMVGSAIVRQLEQMNCEVLTATRADVDLIRQSEVEAWFEINKPDAVFLAAAKVGGILANDNFPADFLYDNLMIESNIIRAAFDSGVEKLMFLGSSCIYPKLAEQPMREDALLTGPLEPTNEWYAIAKIAGIKLCQAYRKQHGVDYISAMPTNLYGTGDNYNLETSHVLPALVRKVIEAREAGDKEIVMWGTGSPLREFMHADDLADALIFLMENYSDVPHVNVGSGQEVSIKELAQLIVDQVGFKGEIVHDTSKPDGTPRKLMDSTQLLGMGWEPKVTMAEGLAKTVREYEEIAGQS
- a CDS encoding antibiotic biosynthesis monooxygenase, yielding MVNFKPLDPEFPIDKQLGVDAGPVVLVNLFTVDPADKDALVEAWKGDAIWMKKQPGYISTQLHEAVGESCMYLNYAIWDSVADFRAAFSNPEFQKALSHYPSSAVTAPHLFEKIAVSNCCTA